Proteins from a genomic interval of Drosophila willistoni isolate 14030-0811.24 chromosome 2L unlocalized genomic scaffold, UCI_dwil_1.1 Seg139, whole genome shotgun sequence:
- the LOC6638166 gene encoding antigen 5 like allergen Cul n 1: protein MSKLVASIVCVAICHLLNIQLTFAKDLGWCDPSLCEKGVRHVACRNNGHFHRRCQPDAFQVDISQQSKAYMLHAHNKRRNFLALGKVPGYYPAARMATMVWDDELEYLSRLNTRTCVLDHDDCHNTYRFATSGQNLCAVWRDRNPHTNVTSLVDEVLGLWFNEYPLIDSSFIDRFRVTPIFEDYGHFAEMAVDKNYAVGCSIMRFTRPDYPSVYIFNFVCNYASIYALDAIVYEKGYPTSRCHTGRNPFYPGLCSTREEYDPNW from the exons ATGTCAAAACTTGTGGCTTCAATTGTCTGCGTGgccatttgccatttgttAAACATTCAATTGACATTTGCTAAAGATTTGGGCTGGTGTGATCCTAGTCTCTGTGAGAAAGGTGTGCGACATGTTGCCTGTCGGAATAATGGT CATTTTCATAGACGTTGTCAGCCCGATGCCTTTCAAGTGGATATATCACAGCAAAGCAAAGCCTATATGTTACATGCCCACAATAAGAGGCGTAACTTTTTGGCTCTCGGTAAAGTGCCAGGATATTATCCAGCTGCTCGTATGGCCACCATG GTCTGGGACGATGAACTGGAATATCTATCCAGGCTGAATACACGCACTTGTGTTCTCGATCACGATGATTGCCATAATACATATCGTTTTGCAACATCGGGACAAAATTTGTGTGCCGTGTGGAGAGATCGTAATCCGCATACGAATGTAACCAGTTTGGTTGATGAAGTTTTGGGCTTGTGGTTCAATGAATATCCCCTGATTGATAGCTCATTCATTGACAGATTTCGTGTGACGCCCATTTT CGAGGATTATGGTCATTTTGCTGAAATGGCTGTGGATAAGAATTATGCTGTTGGTTGTTCTATAATGCGTTTCACACGTCCTGATTATCCTTCGGTTTATAtattcaattttgtttgcaattaTGCTTCGATTTATGCCTTAGATGCTATTGTCTATGAAAAAGGATATCCCACTTCACGTTGCCATACAGGACGTAATCCATTCTATCCGGGTCTCTGCTCAACGCGTGAGGAATACGATCCAAATTGGTGA
- the LOC6638165 gene encoding antigen 5 like allergen Cul n 1 — MKPFCQLLIIIFTFLAIKSCISQPLSWCDPALCSPGTTHVACNNNGEFNENCSPDAAMINMKPYRDFILHEHNKRRNFIASGSLPGYYPAARMATMIWDEELEYLATLNLKTCNLDHDDCHNSYRFRNLGQNLSGVDRFRNWPMNVTNLIEQSMGLWFGEYDVIDNSYITNFRVVNDLEKYGHFVETVVDRNTHVGCAMMRFTRPDYPFLYIYNTACNYASVYAIGVPVYKVGEPASECKTGSNPSYPALCSAKEVFNPNYNLF, encoded by the exons ATGAAGCCGTTTTGCCAGTTACTCATCATCATATTCACTTTTTTGGCCATTAAATCATGTATAAGCCAGCCCTTATCCTGGTGTGATCCCGCCCTTTGTTCCCCGGGAACAACTCATGTTGCCTGCAATAATAATGGG GAATTCAATGAGAACTGCTCACCGGATGCTGCCATGATCAATATGAAACCGTATCGTGATTTTATACTACATGAGCATAATAAACGCAGGAATTTCATAGCCTCTGGTTCGTTGCCGGGTTATTATCCAGCTGCTCGCATGGCCACCATGATCTGGGATGAGGAATTGGAATATTTGGCTACACTCAATCTAAAGACCTGCAATTTGGATCACGATGATTGTCATAATTCATATCGTTTTCGGAATTTGGGACAAAATCTATCCGGTGTAGATCGATTTCGTAATTGGCCCATGAATGTGACCAATCTTATAGAGCAATCCATGGGTCTCTGGTTTGGTGAATATGATGTGATTGATAACAGTTATATAACTAATTTTCGTGTGGTCAATGATCT CGAAAAGTATGGCCACTTTGTGGAAACTGTGGTGGATCGGAATACTCATGTTGGCTGTGCCATGATGCGTTTCACCAGACCCGACTATCCATTCCTTTACATCTACAATACGGCCTGTAACTATGCCAGTGTCTATGCCATTGGGGTTCCTGTCTATAAAGTGGGTGAACCGGCTTCCGAATGCAAAACCGGTTCGAATCCTTCCTATCCAGCTCTTTGCTCTGCCAAGGAAGTATTTAATCccaattataatttattttaa
- the LOC6638164 gene encoding trichohyalin codes for MAHDTHAAHSPAVFITGEPKLVVPHLMGDGYSFEHCMFSRAMLAEGKKVERSLEMSKENPLLHEARVDTAIAEELKEVKREEFVEEKRRQQLRNNNQELRELSEHLKLAAISKDLSEHIGDFFKTRLQIEKSKAESQKQAELERLKFLDHVNKEQLKLKEQQIKLHDSLAAQMEQKQQRRKQESLQTLADRESRIAMQRQVEKEDSAKLALQERVKIQKLQEMDKYIEERKAHRVLQYKEAEADLKKNLDTQNQMDDRKKKLDQERIEIRRKQEEISQLLGQQVAKLETDKRQKDNLLLDLLESEHNAKEEARVRQQQQQIAFERMRAKGELEAYRLQVQQRNMDQEEQKRLEVVARKDVSADNQEAIDRQQKLNDFQKRKDYGKMLLSMIEDNQRKRAQTLAEDAEFFNMKAKEDKELRERVHQERIVMLNAVPPAVLRYLPKHVLSDEDRARFDIPKVEKSGNRDAPLAPTKF; via the coding sequence ATGGCTCATGACACACATGCGGCTCATTCCCCGGCAGTTTTCATAACAGGTGAACCCAAACTCGTTGTGCCGCACCTAATGGGCGATGGCTACTCCTTCGAGCATTGCATGTTTTCCCGTGCCATGTTGGCTGAAGGTAAAAAAGTGGAACGTAGCTTAGAGATGTCAAAGGAGAATCCCTTGCTACATGAAGCCCGAGTCGACACGGCCATTGCGGAAGAGCTGAAGGAGGTGAAACGTGAAGAGTTCGTGGAAGAAAAGAGACGCCAGCAATTGCGCAACAATAACCAAGAATTGCGTGAATTATCCGAGCATTTGAAATTGGCTGCCATTTCAAAGGATTTATCTGAGCATATAGGAGACTTTTTCAAGACACGTTTGCAGATTGAAAAATCCAAGGCCGAAAGCCAAAAACAGGCTGAGTTAGAACGATTGAAGTTTTTGGATCATGTAAATAAGGAACAGCTGAAACTGAAGGAGCAGCAGATAAAGCTTCATGATTCTCTAGCTGCTCAAATggaacagaaacaacaacgtCGCAAGCAGGAAAGCCTTCAGACACTGGCCGATCGGGAGAGTCGCATAGCTATGCAGCGTCAAGTTGAGAAGGAAGACAGTGCCAAGCTTGCCTTACAAGAGAGGGTCAAGATCCAAAAGCTACAGGAAATGGACAAGTACATAGAGGAGAGAAAGGCCCACAGGGTGTTGCAGTATAAAGAGGCCGAGGCCGATTTGAAAAAGAATCTAGATACCCAGAACCAGATGGATGATCGCAAAAAGAAACTTGATCAAGAGCGTATTGAGATAAGGCGCAAGCAAGAGGAGATTAGCCAACTGTTGGGTCAACAGGTCGCTAAGCTGGAAACTGACAAACGCCAGAAGGATAACTTGCTGCTGGACTTACTCGAGTCGGAGCACAATGCCAAGGAAGAAGCACGTGTTcgccagcaacagcagcagattGCGTTTGAGCGCATGCGAGCTAAAGGGGAACTCGAAGCCTATCGCCTTCAGGTGCAGCAACGCAACATGGATCAAGAGGAACAAAAGCGTCTGGAAGTGGTTGCTAGGAAAGACGTCTCGGCGGACAATCAAGAGGCAATCGATAGGCAGCAAAAACTAAACGATTTTCAGAAACGCAAAGATTATGGTAAAATGCTTTTGTCCATGATCGAGGATAATCAGCGCAAACGGGCCCAAACTTTGGCTGAAGATGCAGAGTTTTTCAATATGAAAGCCAAAGAAGACAAGGAGTTACGTGAGCGCGTTCATCAAGAGCGTATCGTTATGTTAAATGCTGTTCCGCCAGCTGTTCTACGTTATTTGCCCAAACACGTGCTATCTGATGAAGACCGTGCCCGTTTTGACATTCCCAAAGTCGAGAAATCGGGCAACCGCGATGCCCCTTTAGCTCCtactaaattttaa